The proteins below are encoded in one region of Juglans microcarpa x Juglans regia isolate MS1-56 chromosome 4D, Jm3101_v1.0, whole genome shotgun sequence:
- the LOC121260541 gene encoding autophagy-related protein 8i-like — MGKSMSFKEEFNFELRYEESSEILTKYPDRVPVIVERYSRSDLPEMEKRKYLVPQDMSVGQFIYILSGRLHLAPGKALFVFVKNTLPQTATLMGSVYKSFKDEDGFLYMCYSTEKTFGYAINQ, encoded by the exons ATGGGGAAGAGCATGTCCTTCAAGGAAGAGTTCAACTTCG AGCTAAGATATGAGGAATCGAGTGAAATCCTCACCAAGTACCCGGACCGAGTCCCT GTAATTGTGGAAAGGTATTCAAGAAGTGATCTTCCTGAAATGGAAAAGAGAAA ATACCTTGTTCCCCAAGACATGTCTGTGGGgcaatttatttacattttgagCGGCAGACTTCATCTGGCCCCTGGAAAAGCTCTCTTTGTATTTGTGAAGAATACCTTACCGCAAACTG CTACTTTGATGGGCTCTgtttataaatcttttaaagACGAGGATGGATTTCTGTACATGTGTTACAGCACCGAGAAAACCTTTGGTTATGCTATAAATCAGTGA
- the LOC121260539 gene encoding uncharacterized protein LOC121260539 isoform X1, giving the protein MAEPPTHWHLQSGQYLGEISALCFLHLPSHVSSRPYLLAGSGSQVLLYSLDSGQLIRSFHVFQGIRVHGIACNDSINCAEVTISSKLAFQLAVFGERRVKLFSLVIEFGLEPQNGSGICVNLNQLHLLPKFSNWVLDVCFLKGLVRSLDEGSHCLAIGCSDNSVLVWDILRSSVVLQVQSPERCLLYSLRLWGDNIEALQIASGTIFNEILVWKVVSQNDAPSLENSMEDHIDQRSPFCNDVWFHCRQFEAVNICKLAGHEGSIFRIAWSSDGCKLVSVSDDRSARVWTVHAARNGYDKPEVSIGPDLDGFVLFGHNARVWDCCISDCLIVTVGEDCTCRMWGLDGKQLQMIKEHIGRGIWRCLYDAKFSLLVTAGFDSAIKVHQLHGSLSGGLHGHAEVKEFIDRTEIFTVRIPNTSEHCGLTDSKSEYVRCLRFTSEDTLYVATNRGYLYHTKVSNMRDVKWTELVCVSKEVPIVCMDVLSNKSSELCGAVEDWIAVGDGRGYMTIARVFCDSYTPEVSLTFTWPAGIERQLLGTYWCKSLGYRYIFTTDPKGMLKLWRLCGPSPQAAHNSARSYNNVSLVGEFASCFGNRVLCLNASIEKEVLVCGDVRGNLVLFPLLKDLLLNTSVASKVKISPINYFKGVHGISSVSSVSFSRLSSEQIEICSTGGDGCICYLEYHRDHRTLEFIGMKQVKELSLIQSVSADNDSLDNLASGCYAAGFASVDFIIWNLITETKVVQIPCGGWRRPHSYYLGDVPEMQNCFAYVKDEMIYIHRNWTLDGERRIIPRNLHVQFHGREMHTLCFVSEHRANDLFSKAIWIATGCEDGTVRLTRYTADVENWSASKLLGEHVGGSAVRSICSVSEVHIVASEDTNIPDGRSRQTAGAGSGENPFLLISVGAKRVLTSWLLRNRKHKKETVDQQYSETGYSCRPSSGESSSMSFQWLSTDMPARYSSSDYYPEEIEKVVGATSNVHSTKVGARSLFPGKEKMDITSGFGDKYEDDWRYLAVTAFLVKCAGSRLTVCFVVVACSDATLVLRALILPCRLWFDVALLVPLSSPVLALQHVIIPICLPSEDNSQKGSVYIVISGATDGSIAFWDLTGAVEAFMRRLSTLQVENFIDHQKRPPTGRGSQGGRWWRSLSNSIYKGKPGGSSVTMKAGDAPNPNMLNQVTNGTELINDSGSSAATCSNAIHTASLEPPANVDDSLSEICEIRPLHVLSNVHQSGVNCLHVSNIRDCQNSLSGLLFNIISGGDDQALYYLRFKLSLIATVPDNESMAPDIRNSNGGPESTNNFVNCGERQVEDYKIKFLYHEKIASAHSSAVKGVWTDGSWVFSTGLDQRVRCWLIEKDGKLTEHTYSVVSVPEPEALDARECGRNHYQIAVAGRGMQIFEFAGVCETDHGK; this is encoded by the exons ATGGCGGAGCCTCCAACCCATTGGCATTTACAGAGCGGTCAATACCTTGGAGAAATCTCAGCCCTCTGTTTCCTTCACCTCCCGTCCCATGTCTCCTCTCGCCCTTACCTCCTGGCCGGTTCAGGCTCACAAGTCCTGCTTTACAGTTTGGATTCTGGCCAATTAATAAGGTCCTTTCATGTCTTTCAAGGGATTCGTGTACACGGTATTGCTTGTAACGATTCCATTAATTGCGCCGAGGTAACCATTTCCTCTAAGCTTGCTTTTCAACTCGCTGTGTTTGGTGAAAGGCGTGTGAAATTGTTTAGCTTGGTGATTGAATTTGGTTTGGAACCCCAAAATGGATCCGGGATTTGTGTGAATTTGAACCAGTTGCATTTGTTGCCCAAGTTTAGTAATTGGGTTTTGGATGTCTGCTTTTTGAAG GGACTTGTACGTTCTCTCGATGAGGGAAGCCATTGTCTTGCAATTGGGTGTAGTGACAACTCTGTTCTTGTTTGGGATATTTTGAGGTCTAGTGTGGTTCTTCAAGTCCAGTCTCCAG AGAGGTGCCTTCTTTATTCCCTGCGGCTATGGGGTGACAATATTGAAGCTCTTCAAATTGCATCTGGTACTATTTTTAATGAG ATTCTTGTTTGGAAAGTGGTTTCTCAGAATGATGCTCCATCTTTGGAAAATTCTATGGAAGATCATATTGATCAGAGGAGCCCATTCTGCAATGATGTCTGGTTTCATTGTCGGCAGTTTGAAGCTGTTAATATATGCAAACTTGCTGGCCATGAAGGCTCAATCTTTCGCATAGCATGGTCCTCTGATGGATGCAAATTGGTATCTGTTTCTGATGATCGTAG TGCTCGTGTCTGGACAGTTCATGCTGCAAGGAATGGTTATGATAAGCCTGAAGTTTCCATTGGCCCTGACCTTGATGGATTTGTGCTGTTTGGTCATAATGCCAGAGTTTGGGACTGCTGTATTAGTGATTGT TTGATTGTCACCGTGGGCGAGGATTGTACATGTCGCATGTGGGGATTAGATGGTAAGCAGCTTCAGATGATCAAGGAGCACAT AGGAAGGGGCATTTGGCGATGTTTGTATGATGCAAAGTTTTCGCTTCTTGTCACTGCTGGGTTTGATTCTGCAATTAAAGTGCATCAGCTGCATGGCTCTTTGTCTGGGGGTTTGCATGGGCATGCTGAGGTAAAAGAGTTTATTGACAGAACGGAGATATTCACTGTTCGTATCCCTAATACATCAGAGCATTGTGGACTCACTGATAG CAAAAGTGAATATGTTCGCTGTTTACGTTTCACAAGTGAAGATACCCTTTATGTTGCCACAAACCGTGGTTATTTGTACCACACTAAAGTATCGAATATGAGGGATGTAAAATGGACTGAACTTGTCTGTGTCAGTAAAGAGGTTCCAATTGTATGTATGGATGTCCTATCCAATAAATCATCTGAGCTTTGTGGTGCTGTTGAGGATTGGATTGCTGTGGGAGATGGTCGAGGATACATGACCATTGCCAGAGTATTTTGTGATAGTTATACTCCTGAAGTGAGCCTCACATTTACTTGGCCAGCTGGAATAGAGAGACAGCTCTTAGGAACCTATTGGTGCAAGTCATTAGGATATAG GTACATTTTTACTACTGATCCTAAAGGAATGTTGAAACTGTGGAGGTTGTGTGGTCCTTCCCCACAAGCTGCTCACAATTCTGCAAGGAGTTACAATAATGTGTCTCTAGTAGGGGAGTTTGCATCATGCTTTGGAAACAGAGTATTGTGTTTGAATGCATCTATTGAGAAAGAG gttcTGGTGTGTGGGGACGTACGTGGTAACTTGGTCCTCTTTCCATTGTTGAAGGACCTGTTGTTGAATACATCTGTTGCATCCAAAGTGAAAATCTCtccaataaattattttaaaggaGTTCATGGGATATCAAGTGTGTCCAGTGTTTCATTCAGCAGATTAAGTTCTGAGCAGATTGAAATATGTTCG ACTGGAGGAGATGGATGCATTTGCTATTTGGAATATCACAGGGATCATAGAACTTTAGAATTTATAGGGATGAAACAAGTTAAAGAATTGAGTTTGATCCAATCTGTATCTGCCGATAATGACTCACTTGACAATTTAGCAAGTGGCTGCTATGCAGCTGGTTTTGCATCAGTTGATTTTATAATATGGAATTTAATAACTGAGACAAAG GTTGTGCAAATACCATGTGGTGGATGGCGGCGTCCTCATTCTTATTATCTTGGTGATGTACCAGAGATGCAGAACTGCTTTGCATATGTCAAG GATGAGATGATCTATATTCATAGAAATTGGACACTGGATGGTGAGAGGAGGATAATCCCCCGGAATTTGCATGTGCAATTCCATGGGAGAGAGATGCATACCTTATGCTTTGTCTCTGAACATCGAGCTAACGATCTCTTTTCTAAAGCTATTTGGATTGCAACTGGCTGTGAAGATGGAACTGTTAGGTTGACTAG GTATACAGCAGATGTGGAGAATTGGTCTGCATCAAAATTGCTTGGGGAGCATGTTGGTGGATCAGCTGTAAGGTCAATATGCTCTGTGTCAGAGGTACATATAGTTGCATCAGAGGACACCAACATTCCTGATGGGAGGAGCAGGCAAACTGCTGGTGCAGGTAGTGGAGAGAATCCATTTTTACTGATTTCAGTTGGTGCAAAGCGGGTCTTGACTTCTTGGCTACTAAGAAATAGGAAGCACAAGAAAGAAACAGTTGATCAGCAATATAGCGAAACTGGCTATAGCTGTAGGCCTTCATCAGGAGAGTCTTCATCAATGTCATTCCAGTGGCTTTCTACTGACATGCCAGCAAGGTATTCGAGTTCTGATTATTATCCAGAAGAGATAGAGAAAGTAGTCGGTGCAACATCAAATGTCCACAGTACAAAAGTTGGTGCAAGATCATTGTTTCcaggaaaggaaaagatggaCATAACATCTGGCTTTGGAGATAAGTATGAAGACGATTGGAGATACCTGGCTGTCACGGCTTTTCTTGTTAAATGTGCTGGTTCCAG GTTAACTGtctgttttgttgttgttgcttgTTCAGATGCCACACTCGTACTACGGGCTTTAATTTTGCCCTGTCGTTTATG GTTTGATGTTGCTTTGTTGGTTCCTCTATCATCACCAGTTTTGGCTTTGCAGCATGTCATCATTCCAATATGTCTTCCTTCTGAAG ATAACAGTCAGAAAGGAAGTGTATATATTGTTATTAGTGGAGCTACTGATGGCAGTATTGCCTTCTGGGATCTGACTGGTGCTGTTGAAGCTTTTATGCGGCGGCTTTCAACTCTTCAGGTAGAAAACTTCATTGACCATCAGAAACGGCCACCCACTGGTAGAGGAAGTCAGGGAGGACGATGGTGGAGATCATTAAGCAATAGCATATATAAGGGAAAACCAGGTGGTAGTTCAGTGACCATGAAAGCTGGAGATGCACCAAATCCAAATATGCTAAACCAGGTTACAAATGGAACAGAGTTGATAAATGATTCTGGAAGTAGTGCAGCAACTTGTTCAAATGCTATACATACCGCTTCCCTTGAGCCTCCAGCAAATGTAGATGACTCACTATCTGAGATATGTGAAATAAGGCCTTTACATGTTCTGAGTAATGTTCACCAGTCTGGAGTCAATTGTCTTCATGTTTCGAATATAAGAGATTGTCAAAACTCCCTGTCTGGTTTACTGTTCAATATAATAAGTGGGGGCGATGATCAAGCACTTTACTATCTTAGATTTAAATTGTCTCTAATAGCAACGGTCCCGGATAATGAGTCTATGGCACCAGACATCAGAAATTCAAATGGCGGACCTGAAAGTACCAATAACTTTGTTAATTGTGGAGAAAGACAGGTCGAGGATTATA
- the LOC121260539 gene encoding uncharacterized protein LOC121260539 isoform X2 yields the protein MEDHIDQRSPFCNDVWFHCRQFEAVNICKLAGHEGSIFRIAWSSDGCKLVSVSDDRSARVWTVHAARNGYDKPEVSIGPDLDGFVLFGHNARVWDCCISDCLIVTVGEDCTCRMWGLDGKQLQMIKEHIGRGIWRCLYDAKFSLLVTAGFDSAIKVHQLHGSLSGGLHGHAEVKEFIDRTEIFTVRIPNTSEHCGLTDSKSEYVRCLRFTSEDTLYVATNRGYLYHTKVSNMRDVKWTELVCVSKEVPIVCMDVLSNKSSELCGAVEDWIAVGDGRGYMTIARVFCDSYTPEVSLTFTWPAGIERQLLGTYWCKSLGYRYIFTTDPKGMLKLWRLCGPSPQAAHNSARSYNNVSLVGEFASCFGNRVLCLNASIEKEVLVCGDVRGNLVLFPLLKDLLLNTSVASKVKISPINYFKGVHGISSVSSVSFSRLSSEQIEICSTGGDGCICYLEYHRDHRTLEFIGMKQVKELSLIQSVSADNDSLDNLASGCYAAGFASVDFIIWNLITETKVVQIPCGGWRRPHSYYLGDVPEMQNCFAYVKDEMIYIHRNWTLDGERRIIPRNLHVQFHGREMHTLCFVSEHRANDLFSKAIWIATGCEDGTVRLTRYTADVENWSASKLLGEHVGGSAVRSICSVSEVHIVASEDTNIPDGRSRQTAGAGSGENPFLLISVGAKRVLTSWLLRNRKHKKETVDQQYSETGYSCRPSSGESSSMSFQWLSTDMPARYSSSDYYPEEIEKVVGATSNVHSTKVGARSLFPGKEKMDITSGFGDKYEDDWRYLAVTAFLVKCAGSRLTVCFVVVACSDATLVLRALILPCRLWFDVALLVPLSSPVLALQHVIIPICLPSEDNSQKGSVYIVISGATDGSIAFWDLTGAVEAFMRRLSTLQVENFIDHQKRPPTGRGSQGGRWWRSLSNSIYKGKPGGSSVTMKAGDAPNPNMLNQVTNGTELINDSGSSAATCSNAIHTASLEPPANVDDSLSEICEIRPLHVLSNVHQSGVNCLHVSNIRDCQNSLSGLLFNIISGGDDQALYYLRFKLSLIATVPDNESMAPDIRNSNGGPESTNNFVNCGERQVEDYKIKFLYHEKIASAHSSAVKGVWTDGSWVFSTGLDQRVRCWLIEKDGKLTEHTYSVVSVPEPEALDARECGRNHYQIAVAGRGMQIFEFAGVCETDHGK from the exons ATGGAAGATCATATTGATCAGAGGAGCCCATTCTGCAATGATGTCTGGTTTCATTGTCGGCAGTTTGAAGCTGTTAATATATGCAAACTTGCTGGCCATGAAGGCTCAATCTTTCGCATAGCATGGTCCTCTGATGGATGCAAATTGGTATCTGTTTCTGATGATCGTAG TGCTCGTGTCTGGACAGTTCATGCTGCAAGGAATGGTTATGATAAGCCTGAAGTTTCCATTGGCCCTGACCTTGATGGATTTGTGCTGTTTGGTCATAATGCCAGAGTTTGGGACTGCTGTATTAGTGATTGT TTGATTGTCACCGTGGGCGAGGATTGTACATGTCGCATGTGGGGATTAGATGGTAAGCAGCTTCAGATGATCAAGGAGCACAT AGGAAGGGGCATTTGGCGATGTTTGTATGATGCAAAGTTTTCGCTTCTTGTCACTGCTGGGTTTGATTCTGCAATTAAAGTGCATCAGCTGCATGGCTCTTTGTCTGGGGGTTTGCATGGGCATGCTGAGGTAAAAGAGTTTATTGACAGAACGGAGATATTCACTGTTCGTATCCCTAATACATCAGAGCATTGTGGACTCACTGATAG CAAAAGTGAATATGTTCGCTGTTTACGTTTCACAAGTGAAGATACCCTTTATGTTGCCACAAACCGTGGTTATTTGTACCACACTAAAGTATCGAATATGAGGGATGTAAAATGGACTGAACTTGTCTGTGTCAGTAAAGAGGTTCCAATTGTATGTATGGATGTCCTATCCAATAAATCATCTGAGCTTTGTGGTGCTGTTGAGGATTGGATTGCTGTGGGAGATGGTCGAGGATACATGACCATTGCCAGAGTATTTTGTGATAGTTATACTCCTGAAGTGAGCCTCACATTTACTTGGCCAGCTGGAATAGAGAGACAGCTCTTAGGAACCTATTGGTGCAAGTCATTAGGATATAG GTACATTTTTACTACTGATCCTAAAGGAATGTTGAAACTGTGGAGGTTGTGTGGTCCTTCCCCACAAGCTGCTCACAATTCTGCAAGGAGTTACAATAATGTGTCTCTAGTAGGGGAGTTTGCATCATGCTTTGGAAACAGAGTATTGTGTTTGAATGCATCTATTGAGAAAGAG gttcTGGTGTGTGGGGACGTACGTGGTAACTTGGTCCTCTTTCCATTGTTGAAGGACCTGTTGTTGAATACATCTGTTGCATCCAAAGTGAAAATCTCtccaataaattattttaaaggaGTTCATGGGATATCAAGTGTGTCCAGTGTTTCATTCAGCAGATTAAGTTCTGAGCAGATTGAAATATGTTCG ACTGGAGGAGATGGATGCATTTGCTATTTGGAATATCACAGGGATCATAGAACTTTAGAATTTATAGGGATGAAACAAGTTAAAGAATTGAGTTTGATCCAATCTGTATCTGCCGATAATGACTCACTTGACAATTTAGCAAGTGGCTGCTATGCAGCTGGTTTTGCATCAGTTGATTTTATAATATGGAATTTAATAACTGAGACAAAG GTTGTGCAAATACCATGTGGTGGATGGCGGCGTCCTCATTCTTATTATCTTGGTGATGTACCAGAGATGCAGAACTGCTTTGCATATGTCAAG GATGAGATGATCTATATTCATAGAAATTGGACACTGGATGGTGAGAGGAGGATAATCCCCCGGAATTTGCATGTGCAATTCCATGGGAGAGAGATGCATACCTTATGCTTTGTCTCTGAACATCGAGCTAACGATCTCTTTTCTAAAGCTATTTGGATTGCAACTGGCTGTGAAGATGGAACTGTTAGGTTGACTAG GTATACAGCAGATGTGGAGAATTGGTCTGCATCAAAATTGCTTGGGGAGCATGTTGGTGGATCAGCTGTAAGGTCAATATGCTCTGTGTCAGAGGTACATATAGTTGCATCAGAGGACACCAACATTCCTGATGGGAGGAGCAGGCAAACTGCTGGTGCAGGTAGTGGAGAGAATCCATTTTTACTGATTTCAGTTGGTGCAAAGCGGGTCTTGACTTCTTGGCTACTAAGAAATAGGAAGCACAAGAAAGAAACAGTTGATCAGCAATATAGCGAAACTGGCTATAGCTGTAGGCCTTCATCAGGAGAGTCTTCATCAATGTCATTCCAGTGGCTTTCTACTGACATGCCAGCAAGGTATTCGAGTTCTGATTATTATCCAGAAGAGATAGAGAAAGTAGTCGGTGCAACATCAAATGTCCACAGTACAAAAGTTGGTGCAAGATCATTGTTTCcaggaaaggaaaagatggaCATAACATCTGGCTTTGGAGATAAGTATGAAGACGATTGGAGATACCTGGCTGTCACGGCTTTTCTTGTTAAATGTGCTGGTTCCAG GTTAACTGtctgttttgttgttgttgcttgTTCAGATGCCACACTCGTACTACGGGCTTTAATTTTGCCCTGTCGTTTATG GTTTGATGTTGCTTTGTTGGTTCCTCTATCATCACCAGTTTTGGCTTTGCAGCATGTCATCATTCCAATATGTCTTCCTTCTGAAG ATAACAGTCAGAAAGGAAGTGTATATATTGTTATTAGTGGAGCTACTGATGGCAGTATTGCCTTCTGGGATCTGACTGGTGCTGTTGAAGCTTTTATGCGGCGGCTTTCAACTCTTCAGGTAGAAAACTTCATTGACCATCAGAAACGGCCACCCACTGGTAGAGGAAGTCAGGGAGGACGATGGTGGAGATCATTAAGCAATAGCATATATAAGGGAAAACCAGGTGGTAGTTCAGTGACCATGAAAGCTGGAGATGCACCAAATCCAAATATGCTAAACCAGGTTACAAATGGAACAGAGTTGATAAATGATTCTGGAAGTAGTGCAGCAACTTGTTCAAATGCTATACATACCGCTTCCCTTGAGCCTCCAGCAAATGTAGATGACTCACTATCTGAGATATGTGAAATAAGGCCTTTACATGTTCTGAGTAATGTTCACCAGTCTGGAGTCAATTGTCTTCATGTTTCGAATATAAGAGATTGTCAAAACTCCCTGTCTGGTTTACTGTTCAATATAATAAGTGGGGGCGATGATCAAGCACTTTACTATCTTAGATTTAAATTGTCTCTAATAGCAACGGTCCCGGATAATGAGTCTATGGCACCAGACATCAGAAATTCAAATGGCGGACCTGAAAGTACCAATAACTTTGTTAATTGTGGAGAAAGACAGGTCGAGGATTATA